Proteins from one Vigna radiata var. radiata cultivar VC1973A unplaced genomic scaffold, Vradiata_ver6 scaffold_509, whole genome shotgun sequence genomic window:
- the LOC106778653 gene encoding putative disease resistance protein At3g14460 translates to YQLDKLQILELNYCKNLKELPSCLYQLDNLRRLELLDTEVKNVVAHLGKLKNLQVMMNSIHVEKSKENYFQQLGELDLHGSLKINDLHNIENPSYALKADLKNKPHLVELWLEWNFIGSSSVDSEKAENVIENLRPSKYLKELSIRNYIGKQFPDWLLHNSLPNLVSLVLEGCESCQSLPPLGLFQFLKYLSIARLDGIVSIDADFHGNNSSSFKSLERLYFSDMRQWEKWDCKAVTGAFPCLRDFSIQNCPKLKGHLPKFVALEYLRVVHCEQLEALIVSMVELSQRVEELSICSTLESLSDDFVSLKIFPLDFFPTLRFLELGGFPNLQMISQNHVQNHFEGLTIKECPKLESLPANMHMLLPSLRELHIEECPRLEWLSEGGFPLNLRWLSEGGFPLNLRFTRLTNCIRLVGSLKRALGDSPYLTTLNIGKVEAECFPDEGLLPLCLIILIISDCPNLKKLNYKGLLELSYLKYLKLVNCPNLECLPEEGLPKSISYFEIKKCPLLEQRCNKEEGEDWEKISHIPGVFIC, encoded by the coding sequence TGGTAGCACATTTGGGAAAGTTGAAGAATCTTCAAGTAATGATGAATTCTATTCATGTTGAGAAAAGTAAGGAAAACTATTTTCAGCAATTAGGAGAACTCGATCTTCATGGAAGTCTAAAAATTAATGATCTGCATAATATTGAGAATCCCTCCTATGCATTAAAAGCAGATTTGAAGAACAAACCACACCTTGTGGAACTATGGTTAGAATGGAATTTCATTGGTAGCTCCTCTGTTGATTCAGAAAAGGCTGAGAATGTAATTGAGAATCTACGTCCTTCAAAATATTTGAAGGAGTTGTCAATAAGAAACTATATTGGTAAACAATTTCCAGATTGGTTACTTCATAATTCATTACCAAATCTGGTATCCTTAGTGTTGGAGGGATGTGAATCTTGCCAAAGTTTACCTCCGCTTGgactttttcaatttcttaagtACTTGAGCATTGCAAGACTTGATGGGATAGTGAGTATTGATGCTGATTTTCATGGAAACAACTCTTCTTCGTTTAAATCCCTTGAAAGATTATATTTCTCTGATATGAGGCAATGGGAAAAGTGGGACTGCAAGGCTGTGACAGGTGCTTTTCCATGTCTACGAGATTTTTCAATACAAAACTGTCCCAAGCTGAAAGGGCACCTGCCAAAGTTTGTTGCTTTAGAATATCTAAGAGTGGTTCACTGCGAACAACTTGAAGCTTTGATTGTCAGTATGGTAGAATTAAGTCAAAGAGTTGAAGAGTTGTCCATTTGTTCAACTCTGGAGTCATTAAGTGATGATTTTGTCTCTCTAAAGATCTTTCCACTAGATTTCTTCCCAACACTCAGGTTTCTTGAACTCGGTGGATTTCCTAATCTACAGATGATTTCGCAGAATCATGTTCAAAATCATTTCGAGGGTCTGACAATCAAAGAGTGTCCTAAATTAGAATCATTGCCTGCAAACATGCATATGCTGCTTCCATCTCTCAGAGAGCTACACATAGAAGAGTGTCCAAGACTTGAGTGGTTATCTGAAGGAGGTTTTCCATTAAATCTAAGATGGTTATCTGAAGGAGGTTTTCCATTAAATCTAAGATTCACCAGACTGACTAATTGCATTAGACTTGTTGGCTCACTGAAAAGAGCTTTAGGAGACAGTCCTTATTTGACAACATTAAATATTGGAAAAGTGGAGGCTGAATGTTTTCCTGATGAAGGTTTGCTTCCACTCTGTCttattatactaataatatCTGATTGtccaaatctaaaaaaattgaactacaAGGGTCTCTTAGAACTCTCATATCTTAAATATCTGAAACTTGTGAATTGTCCCAACCTCGAATGCTTACCAGAGGAGGGTCTTCCCaaatcaatttcatattttgaaataaagaagTGTCCTTTGCTGGAACAGCGTTGCAACAAAGAAGAAGGCGAAGACTGGGAAAAGATTTCTCACATTCCAGGGGTGTTTATATGTTAG
- the LOC111240721 gene encoding uncharacterized protein LOC111240721 isoform X1, with amino-acid sequence MGIKKLLPPATTLCFQFDVRSKLPRAAPRFHSSXCFFALFVGLIRASPPFDQWLGLLSFVSSTLGSFSSVHITLGLLLLRSQCVKGPVSPSFQDFHFQNLCSCRNPLSLAAGKP; translated from the exons ATGGGGATTAAAAAACTGCTTCCTCCCGCTACTACACTCTGCTTCCAATTTGACGTTCGCTCCAAGCTTCCTCGTGCTGCTCCTCGTTTTCACTCTTCGNATTGCTTCTTCGCGCTGTTCGTTGGTTTGATTCGCGCTTCTCCTCCGTTTGATCAGTGGCTAGGGCTCCTGTCCTTCGTTTCATCAACGTTAGGCTCCTTCTCCTCCGTTCACATTACTTTAGGGCTTCTTCTCCTCCGTTCACAGTGCGTTAAGGGTCCCGTTTCTCCTTCGTTTCAGGACTTCCATTTTCAG AATCTGTGTTCGTGCAGGAACCCATTGTCACTCGCTGCCGGCAAACCCTGA
- the LOC111240721 gene encoding uncharacterized protein LOC111240721 isoform X2 has product MGIKKLLPPATTLCFQFDVRSKLPRAAPRFHSSXCFFALFVGLIRASPPFDQWLGLLSFVSSTLGSFSSVHITLGLLLLRSQCVKGPVSPSFQDFHFQVLXVPLV; this is encoded by the exons ATGGGGATTAAAAAACTGCTTCCTCCCGCTACTACACTCTGCTTCCAATTTGACGTTCGCTCCAAGCTTCCTCGTGCTGCTCCTCGTTTTCACTCTTCGNATTGCTTCTTCGCGCTGTTCGTTGGTTTGATTCGCGCTTCTCCTCCGTTTGATCAGTGGCTAGGGCTCCTGTCCTTCGTTTCATCAACGTTAGGCTCCTTCTCCTCCGTTCACATTACTTTAGGGCTTCTTCTCCTCCGTTCACAGTGCGTTAAGGGTCCCGTTTCTCCTTCGTTTCAGGACTTCCATTTTCAG GTGTTGATNGTGCCATTGGTGTAG